The Mangrovimonas cancribranchiae nucleotide sequence AGACTGGGAGCAAACGAAGCGCCACCAGCTATTATATCAGTATTTATAGGTGAGCAGTTAACAGGTGTTTTACAGGAATTGGAAAATGTAACCTCAGGAAAATTGTCACCTAAAGAAAAGACCGATTTAAAGTTAAATGTTGTTGGGAAGATTCCAGAAATACTTCTAGATAATACTGATAGAAACCGTACGTCGCCATTTGCATTTACTGGAAATAAGTTTGAGTTTAGAGCAGTTGGTTCTTGGGCAAATTGTGCTAATCCAATGACCGTATTAAACACTATTGTGGCAAAACAATTAAAAAACTTTAAAGTAGAAGTTGATAAGTTAATCGACACCAAAAAACTTAAAAAAGACGAAGCTGTATTTAATGTTTTAAGAGAGTATATAAAAGCTTCTAAAAGTATTCTGTTTGAAGGTAATGGCTATGGCGAAGCTTGGGAGAAAGAAGCCAAAAAACGAGGGTTGAGTAATAACAAAACAACTCCAGAAGCTCTAAAAGTAAAGGTTAGCGACAAGGTGATTAATCTCTTTGAGGAAATGGGGGTTATGAATGCTGTAGAGTCCAAAGCACGTTACGAAATAGAAATGGAAGAATATGTTTTGCGTATTCAAATTGAAGGTCGTGTTTTAGGTGATATAGCTAGAAATCATGTTGTTCCAACTACCGTGCGTTATCAAAATATTTTAATAGACAATGTTAAAGGGTTAAAAGAAATATATGGAGCTAATTATAAGAAGTTCGCAAAAGAACAATTAAGTTTAATCGAGGATATTTCTCAGCGTCTAGAGGTTATAAATTCAACCATAACCAAAATGATTGACGAGCGTAAAAAAGCAAATAAAATGACAGATATTGAAAAGAAAGCAAAAGCTTACTGTCATAAGGTGAAACCACTTTTCTCGGACATTAGATACCATTGCGATAAGTTAGAGCTTTTGGTTGATGACGAGTTGTGGCCATTAACCAAATACAGAGAGTTACTTTTTACAAAATAGCCTAAGGTTTTGTGTGCTTAAGTGTCGTTTATCTTGTAATAGACGTATGTTAACGAAAAAAGTGTTAAATGTATATTTCTAAGGCTGGTTTTTAGTATTTTAGTACTGCTATTAATCAATATTATATTAAACATGAAACGGCTCTTAATTAGTGTCCTTTTATTGATGATTGCTACATTTATTTTTTCGCAGTCAGATGATGAAAAAGAATCAAAGCAACAAGATATCGTCATGAAAGTACCAAGTAAATAGAACGAGTACCTCCTTAATCTAAATAGATAAAGAAAACAGAAACCTTTTTAGCTATTGCAATTTTGTAAAAGTTATTAAGGTTTTTTTTGTGTATTATATTGAGGTTTAAATAGTTTGATTTTGTAGTTTTAAATAAAAAATATATTAATCTTAATGCCTATTAATAAAAATCTTAAAGTCTTAACCTTAATTGTTTTTGGATGGAGTTTTATTACTGCTTTTTCTCAGGAAGCAAATTCTAGCTATTTCAAAAAAGAAAACTTCTTTATTTATAGAGGGAATAATGTTTTAGAAGGTGGATTAGGAACTTCGGTTATTAATGGAGATTATTCTAATCCCATGTTTGAAATTTATTTTAAAGCCGGATATAAGCGCTATATCATTCCATATGTTAATGTAAATGTGTCTTACCATAAATTTAATCTCGCGGCAAAAAATATTTATAATGAAGGGTTTATGTCTTTTGATGTTAATTTGGAGGCTACGTTAATGCCTTATGATAAATTTTCGCCACATATATATGTTGGAGGAGGAATTCATGCATCAAACTATTTTAATCAAACAGATCCTAAAGCACAAGCCGGTATAGCTTTGGAGTATATTTTTTCTGATAATATTGGGTTGAAAATATTTTCCGATTATAATCATGTTTTTTCCGATTTAGTGGATGGTTTAGCATATGGAAAGTCAAACGATGTTTACTGGCGTTTAGGCTTTGGTGTAAATTACTATTTTGGTAGAAAACGTGTAAAACATTCTAATCAGCCTACAATAATTAATTCAAACCCAATAATAGACAATAAATAAATTACAATTATTACTTTTGCATTTCAAACCCATCCTATGAGTAAAGAAATAAGCAAAAGATATGCTCAAAGAGGTGTTTCTGCCTCAAAAGAAGATGTACATAACGCTATCAAGAATATAGATAAAGGGTTGTTCCCTAAAGCCTTTTGTAAAATTGTACCAGATTACTTAACAAATAACGAGGATTATTGTTTGGTCATGCATGCCGATGGTGCAGGAACAAAAAGTTCTTTAGCCTACATGTATTGGAAAGAAACAGGAGATATTTCTGTGTGGAAAGGTATTGCGCAAGATGCATTAATAATGAATATTGATGATTTATTGTGTGTTGGAGCAACAGATAATATTATGTTATCGTCAACTATTGGACGCAATAAAAATGTTATTCCAGGAGACGTTATTTCGGCTATTATTAATGGCACAGAAGAGCTTATTTCCGAATTAAAAAACTTTGGTGTAACCATTCACTCCACAGGTGGCGAAACTGCAGATGTTGGTGATTTGGTTAGAACAATTATCGTAGATTCCACGGTAACGGCAAGAGTAAAAAGAGATCAAGTTATCGATAATGCCAATATTCAAGCAGGTGATGTTATTGTTGGGCTAGAATCGTTTGGGCAGGCAACATACGAAACATCGTACAATGGCGGTATGGGAAGTAATGGGTTAACATCGGCACGTCACGATGTTTTTCATGAGTATTTAGCAGAAAAATTTCCTGAGAGTTTTGATAGCTCGGTTCCTGAAGATTTAGTGTACTCTGGAAATGTAAAACTAACCGATTCTGTAGAGAATTCACCAATAGATGCAGGTAAGCTTGTATTGTCTCCAACAAGAACGTATGCTCCCATAATTAAAAAAATCCTTGATCATTATGATAGTAAGGATGTGCATGGCATGGTACATTGTAGTGGTGGCGCACAAACTAAGATTCTTCATTTTGTAGATAATTTACATATTGTTAAAGATAATATGTTTAGTATTCCACCGTTGTTTAAGCTAATTCAAGAGCAATCTAAAACAGATTGGAAAGAAATGTATCAGGTGTTTAATTGTGGTCATAGAATGGAGTTGTATGTAAATAAAGAGATTGCGAATGATATTATTGCAATATCAAAAAGTTTTAATGTCGATGCTAAAATTATAGGTCGTGTTGAAGCTTCTCCAGAGAAGAGACTAACTATTAAAAGTGAGTTTGGAACGTTCGAATATTAATAATTTATAATACTTTTTAAAATGAGAGTCTTGTTTTGTTTAGTGGTTCTGTTTGTGTCTAATTTATGCATGGCTCAACCAGATTCTTTATTTTTTTATGTAAATGACGATGTAAAGTTGCCAACAAAAGGGACTTGGGAGCAGACTAACAAAGCTGGTTTAGATATAAGTGAGGTGGCTTTTGTTAACTGGAATGCTGGTGGTAGTAACTCTATTTCTGCGTTGTTAAGTTTCCAAAGTCAGCTAAAATATCAATTCAGACACTTTTTTTGGAACACTAATTTGCTCACGCGCTACGGAATAAATAAACAGCAAGAACAAAAAATGCGTAAAACAGATGATATTATAGATATTAGCTCTGTTGTAGGGTATCGAAAAGATACGCTAACCAATTGGTATTATTCTGCACGATTTAATTTTAAATCGCAGTTTACTAATGGTTATAATTACCCCGATAAAAATAAGGCTATTTCAAGGTTTATGGCACCAGGATACTTGTTTTTGGGAGGTGGTGTCGAGTACGGGAAAAATATTGATGAATTTTCTAGTTACTTTTCTCCGTTAACATTAAAAGCGACCTTTGTTTTAGATGAAGAGTTGGCGAATTTAGGCTCATTTGGAGTGCGGCCAGCAGAATATGATAGCGAAGGCAATTTAATTCGTGAAGGAGAAAAAGTAAGAAAAGAAATAGGTGTGTTGCTTACAAATGCCTATGAAGCTCAGTTATTCGAAAATATTTCAGTAAAACATTTTGTAAGCTTCTACACAGATTACCTAAACAACTTTGGTAACATTGATGTTGATTGGCAGGTAAACTTTGATTTTAAAGTAAATGACTTCGTAAGAGCGACATTAGGATCGCATTTAAGATATGACGATGACACTAAAGTTTTAGTCGAAACTGATGTAGAAGGCGAGTACGAAGAAGAAGGTGCAACCGTACAATGGAAACAGCTACTTGGTGTAGGTGTTGTAGTCGATTTTTAAAATTCATATTAAACAATATACATTTTAGTTAGTTTTAAAAAATTGTCAACTTTTTATTGTTGATAAATTTTTAACGCGCTGATTTATAGTGGTGTTGTTGGTTTTTCCTGATAACTTCATGACTTTTGTTATTTTTTAAGTTGGTAATTTTTGCTATGTTCACACCAAGTTTTAATCCAGCAAAAATCACAAAATCATTATGAGTATCAATACGGTTGAAAAACCAAAATCCACCTATACACAAGACCAAGCTTTCGAAGCTTCCTTAAAATACTTTGAAGGAGACGATCTAGCGGCACGCGTTTGGGTAAATAAATATGCTTTAAAAGATTCTCAAGGACATATTTACGAACGCACACCAGACGATATGCATAAACGTATTGCTAAGGAAATTGCGCGAATAGAAAAGCGTTATCCTAACCCAATGTCAGAAGATCACGTATTCAATCTTATTAAGAATTTTAAGTATATCGTCCCTCAAGGAAGTCCTATGGCAGGCATAGGTAATCCTTATCAAATTGTATCCTTATCAAATTGTTTTGTTATAGGTAACGAAGGGGCTTCAGACTCCTATGGTGGCATTATGAAAATAGATCAGGAACAAGTACAGCTAATGAAGCGTCGAGGCGGTGTTGGTCATGATTTATCACATATCAGACCTAGAGGTAGCGAAGTGAAAAATTCCGCCTTAACATCAACAGGAATTGTACCGTTTATGGAGCGTTATTCAAATTCAACTCGTGAAGTTGCTCAAGATGGTAGGCGAGGTGCTTTAATGTTATCGGTGTCTATAAATCATCCCGATGCCGAAGATTTTATAGATGCTAAAATGGAGCAGGGGAAGGTTACTGGGGCTAATGTATCGGTAAAAATAGATGATGGCTTTATGCAGGCAGTAAAAGATGATACTAATTACATACAAAAATATCCCATATTTAGCCATAATCCTAAGTATTCAAAAGACATAAAAGCTCAAAAGTTATGGAAAAAAATTGTTCATAATGCCTGGAAATCTGCTGAGCCTGGAATTCTATTTTGGGATACCATAACCAGAGAATCGGTGCCAGATTGTTATGCCGATTTAGGTTATAAAACAATTTCCACCAATCCGTGTGGAGAAATTCCTTTGTGTCCTTACGATTCTTGTCGATTATTAGCAATAAATCTCTTTTCGTATGTAGAAAATCCTTTTACAGATCAAGCGACTTTCAATTTTGAATTATTTAAAGAGCATATTGCCTATGCACAGCGTATCATGGATGATATTATAGATTTAGAACTGGAAAAGATAGATGCTATTATTAAAAAAATAGACGCCGATCCAGAATCGGATGAAATAAAAGCAACCGAGCGTAATTTATGGGTAAATATTAGAACCAAAGCCGAAGAAGGAAGACGAACAGGAATTGGTATCACGGCAGAAGGCGATATGTTAGCAGCGCTAGGAATTCGTTATGGATCTAAAGAAGGAAATGCGTTTTCTGTTGAGGTTCATAAAACGATGGCTATTGCAGCTTACAAGGCATCGGTTTATACAGCTAAAGAGCGAGGAGCTTTTTCAATTTTTGATATTGAGCGTGAGAAGAACAATCCGTTTATTCAGCGTTTAAAAGAAGCTGATGAGCAATTATATAACGACATGGTAAAATATGGAAGACGTAATATAGCGTTATTAACTATTGCGCCAACAGGAACAACAAGTTTAATGACACAAACAAGTTCCGGTATAGAGCCTGTTTTTCTGCCTGTTTACAAAAGACGTCGAAAAGTAAATCCTAATGATAAGAATGTGCGTGTAGATTTCGTAGATGAGGTTGGCGATTCTTGGGAAGAATATGTAGTGTTCCACCATAGGTTTAAACAGTGGATGGAAGTCAATAACATTAAAGTTGATGATAATTGTTCTCAGGAAGAATTAGATGCTATTGTAAAGCAATCGCCCTATTATAAAGCTACGTCGAATGATGTAGATTGGTTAAGTAAAGTAAGTATGCAAGGCGCTGTTCAAAAATGGGTAGATCATTCCATAAGTGTAACGATTAATCTGCCTAACGATGTGTCTGAAGATTTAGTTGGAAACTTATATTTAAAAGCTTGGGAAGTGGGCTGTAAAGGCGTGACAGTGTATCGAGATGGTTCGCGTTCTGGCGTATTGATTTCTAATGATGATAAAGAACAAGACACCGAATCCTTAACAAACTTTCCTACAAAACGCCCACAAATATTAGAAGCCGATGTGGTTAGATTCCAGAATAATAAAGAAAAGTGGATTGCTTTTATAGGTAAAATTGATGGTAAACCTTATGAAATTTTTACTGGTTTAGCCGATGATGAAGATGGTATTCTAATACCAAGATGGGTGACAGAAGGATTAATTATTAAAAATAGAAATGAAGACGGAACATCTCGTTACGATTTTCAGTATAAAAATAAGCGCGGTTATAAAACAACTATCGAAGGTTTGTCTCATAAATTCAATCCTGAATACTGGAATTACGCAAAGCTAATTTCTAGTACGTTAAGACATGGTATGCCAATAGATAAGGTTGTGGATTTAATTAACAGTTTGCAATTAGATAGCGCTTCTATTAATACCTGGAAAAATGGTGTTGTTCGCGCTTTAAAACGCTTTGTTGAAGATGGTACAAAAGCTAAAGGAAAATGCTCCAATTGTAATTCTGATAAGTTAATCTATCAAGAAGGGTGTTTAACGTGTCAAGATTGTGGTTCATCCAAATGTGGATAAGTAAATTTTATAAAAAGAGTGCTGTAAAGTGCTCTTTTTTTTTGCTTAAATGAATTCTTTAATTAGTACAAAGGATAGTAGCGACACTATTAAGTCTAAAAAATAAATAAAGCTAAAAAACTTAAATTCAGAAATATCTAATCTTTTGTAAATCATAAGCTTATGATTGAGGTTGTTTTCTTTTTCCTTAATTGTAAACCATAAAAATAGCACCATAAGCAACTTGATTAGAGCGATAGATGTAACTTCTGGAGATATTACGGTAATAAAAATAGTTACTCCAAAAGACCAAGTTATTAAGCTTCTATAAAATATTAATATGGCGCCTAAGTGTTGTGTCATGAAAGAGTAAACGGTTTTTTTAGAAAAATATTTTGGTGTTTGTAAGTCTTAATCTTATACTTGGTTACAAGCAATTCATAAATTATCGTATTTTTGCTCAACTAATTTAAAAAGGTAGATGTTAGAGAAGTTAGAAATAGTAAAGCAACGTTTTGACGAGGTTAGCGATTTAATTATCCAACCAGATATTATCGCAGATCAAAAACGTTACATTCAGTTAAATAAAGAATACAAAGATTTAAAAGTTCTAGTTGATAAGCGAGAAGAATACAAAATGGTATTAGATCGCATACAGGAGGCCGAAGAAATTATTGAAGATGGCAGTGATGAAGAAATGGTTGAAATGGCTAAAATGCAGCTAGAAGAAGCCAAGGAAAAAATTCCGCCACTAGAAGATGAAATTCGCTTCTTATTAATCCCGAAAGATCCAGAAGATTCTAAAAATGCTGTTGTAGAGCTGCGTGCTGGTACAGGAGGTGACGAAGCAAGTATTTTTGCGGGAGATTTATTCAGAATGTATACCAAATACTGCGAAAGTAAAGGATGGAAAGTAAGTACCGTAGATTTTAGTGAAGGCACCAATGGCGGCTTTAAAGAAATTCAATTTGAAGTAGAAGGCGATGACGTATACGGAACATTAAAATTTGAAGCTGGTGTACATCGTGTACAACGTGTGCCACAAACAGAAACGCAAGGCCGTGTACATACAAGTGCGGCAACCTGTATGGTATTTCCAGAAGCCGAAGAGTTTGATGTTGAAATCGATCCTAAAGATGTCCGTATCGATTATTTCTGTTCTTCTGGTCCAGGAGGGCAATCGGTTAACACAACCTACTCAGCTGTGCGTTTAACGCATGAGCCAACAGGTTTGGTAGCGCAATGTCAAGACCAAAAATCACAACATAAAAATAAAGAGAAAGCCTTTAAAGTGTTACGTTCTCGTTTATACGATTTAGAATTGGCTAAAAAGCAAGAGGAAGAAGCAGCTAAACGTGGTAGTATGGTAACCTCTGGTGATAGAAGTGCAAAAATTAGAACATATAACTATCCGCAAGGTCGTGTAACAGATCATAGAATAAACTTAACGTTATATGATTTGCAAAATATTATAAACGGCGATATTCAAAAAATTATAGATGAATTGCAGTTAGCCGAAAACACCGAAAAGTTAAAAGCTAGCGACGAAACTATTTAATTAATAAGCCTCATTTTGGGGCTTTTTTTATAACATGACAACACAACAACTTACTCACCAAATTAAAACAAAAAAATCCTTTCTGTGTATTGGATTAGATGTTGATTTAGATAAAATACCAAACTATCTTTTAAACGAAGAAGATCCTATATTTGCTTTTAATAAAGCTATTATAGATGCCACACACCATTTGGCAGTAGCGTATAAGCCAAACACAGCATTTTACGAAGCTTATGGGTTAAAAGGGTGGAAATCATTAGAAAAAACGATTCATTATTTAAATAAAAATTATCCAGAACTGTATACTATTGCTGATGCCAAGCGTGGCGATATAGGTAATACCAGTAAAATGTATGCTAAGGCATTTCTGGAAGACTTAGGTTTTGATAGTGTAACTGTGGCGCCTTATATGGGAAAAGATTCGGTAGAGCCTTTTTTAAGTTTTCAAGACAAACATGCTATTCTTTTGGCGCTAACCTCAAATCAAGGCGCATTCGATTTTCAAACGCTTAATGTTAATAACCAGGAATTATATAAACAAGTTCTCGAGACCTCTAAAACTTGGGATAACGCCGAAAATTTAATGTATGTAGTTGGTGCTACAAAAGCAGAATACTTAAAGGAAATTAGAAAGATTGTCCCTGAAAGCTTTTTATTGGTGCCTGGAGTTGGTGCGCAAGGAGGAAGTTTAAAAGAGGTGTGTAAATATGGAATGACCAAAAATGTTGGGTTGTTAATTAATTCTTCTAGAGGGATTATTTATGCATCTAAAGAGCAGGATTTCGCCCAGGCTGCAGCAATAAAGGCTGAAGAACTTCAACAGCAAATGGAAGCCATTTTAACCCATGCAAGTTAAAGACCAATTGCATAGAACGCTTGTTTTTCAAGATGTGCCTAAACGCATTGTGTCGTTGGTGCCAAGTTTAACAGAGCTATTGTGCGATCTTGGTTTAAAAAAACAATTGGTTGGTGTTACTAAGTTTTGTGTTCATCCTAAAACGATAAGAGAGGATACATTAATTGTTGGCGGAACAAAACAAGTGCATTTCGATAAAATAAAAGCGTTACAGCCCGATATAATTCTTTGCAATAAAGAAGAAAATACACAAGATATAGTTGAACAGTGTTCTCAAATAGCGCCAGTTCATGTTAGCGATATTTATACTGTTACCGATTGCTTAGCGCTGATTAAAATGTATGGAAGCATATTTGATGTTAAAAAAGAAGCAGCGGCATTGGTGACTTCAATTTCTAACGAGCAAAAATCATTTCAAAATTTTATAGTGGATAAGCCGGTTCTTAAGGTGGGTTATTTTATTTGGAGTTCGCCGTGGATGGTTGCAGGTAACCATACATTTATAAACTATTTACTGGAACAAAATAACTTTAAAAATGTATTTGTTTCTTCATCGCGTTATCCAGAGATTTGTTTAAACAATGAAAAGTTAAAGGCGGCTGATGTTATCATGCTCTCGAGCGAACCTTATCCGTTTAAAAAAGAGCATAAAGAAACCTTAGAAAAACAATTTCCAAATACTAAAGTAGTGTTAGTAGATGGCGAAATGTTTTCTTGGTATGGTTCTAGACTTAAAAAAGCATTTCCTTATTTTAAGTGTTTGCATAAAAACGACTTACAATAATTTAACATAGCCTTTTCTAGAGAATAGGCTTAGCTATACAGTTATCGTTAAAGCTTACTGTTCTTGAAATGGCGTAAGCTGTTTCTGGGAAATTTTCAGAAAAAGTCTTAGTGTCTTTAGTGGTCTTGTTTTTGGTAGGATTGGGTGTTGTTTTTCCTACTTTGCAAAATTGTTTTCTCATACGTAATTATTTGTTTTTAATGTGTATTCTTAATTACGTAATAATTAATGGGTTAGATGTAATCTAAAGGTTAAAATTATTATAAAAAACTATAAAGCGGGTTTTTTAATAAACTCCCTATCTAAATATTTAAGTTTATTTAGCTTATTTAAGAGTTTTATGGCTTTATATTCTGTAAAATCGCTTTCGGCTGAATCGGTTTGTCTTAAATTATAAGCTTGTTCAATTAGCTGTTTGTATTGCTGTTGAAGTTTACTTTGCTTGCTTTTTATTTTGGCTAGTTTTTTCATAGTTGAAGAAGTTGTTCTATAAATATATTTAATTTTTTGAAATACAGCAAGTTATATTTTCGTGTAAAATAAAAAAAATCGGCTCTTATAGAACCGATTTTTCAACTAACTAACTTGTACTAATCCAAATTTTTCAGAATGAAGTAGATATTCCTTTGTTTGAAATACAGTGCAAATATCAGATTTAATCCGCACTCCAATGTTATGTAAATATTAGGTTTAGATTAAGGTAGATTAAATATTTTATAATCTGATAATTAATGAGTTAAGTTTTTTAAGTAAAGAATAAATGCTATAAACAAGATGTTGTTAATCTTGTAAAGCAAATACTTTCCTTAGCAAATCTGTTGTGCGTGAAGATACTTTGTTTCTTATTTCAAGCTCTTCAACAGCAATCATTTTATACACGCCATTTAAGGCTTCACTAGTAACATAATCTGTTAAATCAGGATTTACATTATTGGTAAAAGGAATACTGTTGTACTTATTTATTAAGTTGGTCCAAATTTGGTCGGCACCAACTTTAGAAAAGGAGTTGTTGATAACAGGGTGGAACTTACTGTAAAGTTCTGTTTGTGTTTTGGAGGTTAAATATTGTGTAGCAGCATCGTCGTTACCAAGTAAAATGTTTTTTGCATCTGTAAAAGTGATGTCTTTTACAGCATTAACAAAAATAGGTGTGGCCTCTTTTACGGCATCTTCAGCAGCACGATTTAGGGCTTTTATACCTTCGTCTGCTAAATTGTCTAAACCAATGTCTCGTAGGCCTTTTTCAACTTTCTTTAATTCTTCAGGTAGTATAATTTTTACTAATTCGTTTTTGTAGAACCCATCTTTTTGAGTAAGCTTAGTAACTTGTTCGTCAATACCTTTGTCTAAAGCTTCTCTTAATCCAGAGGCAATATCGTCGTTACTTAAACCTACAGTAGTTGTGTCGGGTAATTGCTCTACAACTTCTTGTAGTTCGGCACAATTAAAAAAAGAAATCATTAAGAAAATGGCAAGGACTTTACGGTACATAATTTGTTTTTTTTTGAGAGGATAAAGATAGTTTTTTATTTTAAAAATAACGGACTCTAATTTAATTGCAGATGTTGTTTTTGGTAAAAAATAGATGTAAAATCATATTTTAGCACAATAATTGCTTTAATAGTCTTGTTACTTTGTAAATATGAATATAAAATCGATTTATTTTAGCGTAATAGCCGTTTTGGTTTTTTCTGTTGGATTTTCGCAAGTTGAAATATCTCAAAAAATACAAGACTCTAAAATAGCTCAGTCTAGTGAAAATAAGCTTTACTTTATAGATTTCTGGGCTACTTGGTGCGGTCCATGCGTTTATGCTAACGAGTATTTAACCGTATTACAAAAACAATTTTCAAATGATTTTTATGTGGTGTCTTTATCTGAAGAAAATTCTGCGATAATTGAAAAGCATTTAAAAAAACATCCTTCAGAATTAGCAGTTTTTTCAGATTTTAATAGTCAAACTATGAAAAAATTTGGTGTACAGTTTTTGCCTTATGGTGTGTTAATTAATGCTTATGGAAATAAACTTTGGGAAGGTAGTCCTACAGATTTTAAGCCTAATGATTTGCAGCGATTTTTAAGGCGTTCCAATATTAGAGGTAATGTGGATGATGTTTTTATTGTAAAGAATAATAATCTCTCCGAGTCATCTATTCAAGATTACAAACCAACAAAACCTATCGAGATTAAGAGGTTAAATACTGTAGATAATCTATCGCTCGAGGTTTCTAAAGAAGATAGTTACGTTAAGTTAGAAGGTAATTTACAGGAGGTTTTAAGTTATTTGTTAAAAACGCATGCTTCGCAATTGTATTTAAGCAAAGACGATAATGCTTCGTATCAGATTTATGTACATACTTCAGTGCTAGAACATGCTTTTGATGAAGTTCTTGAAGAATTAGGTTTAGTTGCGGAGACGTTAACTAAAGAAAAGGAATGTTTGGTTATGGATTTTAAGAATGCTCAACTTTGGAATACGCATCAAATAGATTGGGGGGAAGATGCTGAAAGTTTTTTAATTGGCGATACAGAAATTCAAGCTAATGATGTTTATTTAGATGATGTGAAATTTCGTTTGTCTTTGGTATTAGATTTGCCAATAAAATATATCAACATTAAAGATTTTAATACTTCTTTACACGATTGGCAAATTCATTACAAGTACTATAGTTTAATGGAGCAAAACCTTTTGGATGTTTATGGGATTAACATTGAGAAGAAAAACGATGAAATAACAACTTACCATATAAAAAAAGCACCTAAATAAATAGGTGCCTTTTTTGAATAAATTAATAGTACTTATGTTTAGTTATTATTGATAACTCTAAATTCTGTTCTACGGTTTTTGCGGTGTTCAGCTTCAGAACAATCTACCCCATTAGAACAACGATTTGTTAATCTAGTTTCTCCAAAACCTTTAGCCGTCATTCTGCTTCTTGAAAAGCCTTTTCCAACTAAGTAATTAACAACAGCGTTAGCACGTTGTTGAGAAAGAGACATGTTAAAACTATCGTTTCCTCTAGAATCTGTATGTGCCATGATTTCAATGTTTACATTAGAATCTGTTAATATTGGCACCAATGTTTCGTCGATTACTTTCTTAGAAGCAGGTGTTAATCTGGCGCTACCTAGTTCGTAGAAAATAGGAAGTACAGTAGGAGTTAATAATTCGCAATCAACCTCTTCCCAAGTTGTAATGCCACCTTTTTTATCAAGAACTGTTCTTGTAACTGTTTCAGATTTAGCAGGAATAGTAACGCTTGTTGTGGTGGCTGGTTGGTCAACAACACGTTTTGTAATGGTTGCGTATTCTGCAGGAATTTCAATTTCGTCAACTCTAGCAGGTGTTTTAATTACTTGCTTTTTATAAGTTGTTGTTTGTTCTGCAACAGGGACGTCTTCTGTATTTGCGTCTTTAGTTAATGTTGTAAAAGGGACATCTCTATACTGTGCTGGATATTCTACAAAACAAGCAGCAACACAATCTTCTTTGTTTACGGATGGGCAATCTTCAAGAATTTTGTATTCCCAACCAGAGGTTTTTGGATAAACCTCAAACGTTCTAGAGTCTTTTCCAAAAGATGCTGGAACTACAGTAAGATCAGTTCTGCCAGCTTTTTTCACATACGATACTTCAACAGTTTCATATGTAGCGGGAACATATACAAACTTTTTTGTTGCTTCTTTTACTAAAACGCGCTCTTCAACA carries:
- a CDS encoding OmpA family protein, which produces MRNLLFLTLSLFISGSIFAQGLPDNPDPGKCYVKCITKDEFKEVTETIEVYPAYNKLEVVPATYKTVEERVLVKEATKKFVYVPATYETVEVSYVKKAGRTDLTVVPASFGKDSRTFEVYPKTSGWEYKILEDCPSVNKEDCVAACFVEYPAQYRDVPFTTLTKDANTEDVPVAEQTTTYKKQVIKTPARVDEIEIPAEYATITKRVVDQPATTTSVTIPAKSETVTRTVLDKKGGITTWEEVDCELLTPTVLPIFYELGSARLTPASKKVIDETLVPILTDSNVNIEIMAHTDSRGNDSFNMSLSQQRANAVVNYLVGKGFSRSRMTAKGFGETRLTNRCSNGVDCSEAEHRKNRRTEFRVINNN